The following coding sequences are from one Eriocheir sinensis breed Jianghai 21 chromosome 13, ASM2467909v1, whole genome shotgun sequence window:
- the LOC126998065 gene encoding collagen alpha-1(XVIII) chain-like isoform X4, with the protein MSSDMSRNSKIGAGVVVLLVLAVVAVVAVGSAVGWYEEEHPKNLGPPPGQKERLDGGHLKPPTHLETLNEHRKPWRTYEEEKHETQLVDSQTSGLFVPQEEWADEIGTGGGRCACNLSTVVHLVSARIPRGPQGPPGRDGSPSPPGLSGNPGPQGERGLPGRRGEKGERGLVGSSGPEGLQGPKGEPGVDGIIGPVGPQGPPGPPGPPGWTWGDSSSKTVSPHLEGVDPEVVPLTPPGRPGPQGPSGTPGEVGPRGPRGYPGPKGDRGYAGQKGQKGEEGPQGPNGRLGNKGTRGPPGVDGLPGTPGLKGQKGDQGPRGHGLQGPKGVPGEKGSQFYSQEEVRTLVLSTLKVYVDTNPTERTNLENLARKIELVMSKGVDGTPGHPGPPGIKGEEGRRGPMGPPGHPGTSGPMGEPGEPGPRGRDGRPGEKGEAGAPGPIMTTNGSIVEVKGQKGDSGQKGEAGIRGLVGPSGPPGPPGMQVGQDRFSLAQDTFDVAGIKGEKGERGLPGPPGPPGNNHATTGRVAYTTGGVYGLMPRPRPRLGQDDYDINDIDDNDHRVGEPGLPGPEGPPGPSGPSGPPGPPGPPGPPGLPGQTSGDPQLMPIPGPPGPPGPAGPPGRSNNPPFSIPHRYDFGFGRAPPPGSTTMHHEGTFRASPPAATVGLGLGSSPPLTFTSRQAMLQAWSQYDRGTLAYVLDDDSLFLRTARGWREVVLGEDLAPQKNPSIPTRPPTATPHNPNVETLPEELATDHSIGSRSWRGEPLTTDTESEEWNLKELRVAALNEPGTGDLHGAGADYTCYRQARTAGLRGTFKALLSGPRHDVASLVRFVDRQQPIINLRGEVVLGSWRDVVAGEGAQFLEQPKIYSFDGRDVMRDPNWPVKYVWHGSNKYGETSHNYNCNAWSSSSSRVFGMASSLASLKLLGQKKVPCDNKLIILCIETSSTLPKRRKRDAESEDMGQDQQPGAWDSLKLEDAAEMDMDGVPLGSDGLEVGVREPVDASLFRVTEGDAESPSGERLPDFAQSVTTSEVEDHIEGYRHGEGHLPLHDRQAKTPMLTDDLYEI; encoded by the exons GAGGAGTGGGCGGACGAGATCGGGACGGGCGGCGGGCGGTGTGCGTGCAACCTGTCCACTGTGGTCCACCTCGTGAGTGCCCGCATCCCCCGAGGACCACAGGGGCCCCCGGGCAGAGACGGCAGCCCCAGCCCCCCAGGCCTCTCG GGTAACCCGGGGCCCCAGGGGGAGAGAGGACTGCCAGGAAGGCGTGGGGAGAAGGGTGAAAGGGGACTCGTCGGCTCCTCGGGACCTGAAGGACTCCAAGGACCTAAAGGAGAGCCAGGAGTGGACGGCATCATTGGACCTGTCGGCCCCCAAGGACCCCCCGGACCCCCTGGCCCCCCTGGATGGACATGGGGGGATTCCTCTTCCAAGACCGTGAGT ccACATCTTGAAGGAGTCGACCCCGAGGTggttcccctcacccccccaggcCGCCCAGGACCCCAGGGCCCCTCCGGTACCCCAGGTGAAGTGGGTCCCAGGGGTCCCCGTGGGTATCCAGGACCAAAGGGCGACAGAGGGTACGCCGGGCAGAAGGGACAGAAGGGTGAAGAg GGGCCGCAAGGACCCAACGGACGCCTGGGGAACAAAGGGACGCGAGGACCCCCTGGCGTGGACGGTCTCCCGGGCACGCCAGGACTCAAAGGGCAGAAAG GTGACCAGGGACCCCGGGGACACGGGCTACAGGGTCCCAAGGGCGTCCCGGGGGAGAAGGGGAGCCAGTTCTACTCGCAAGAGGAGGTGAGAACGCTGGTGCTCTCAACCCTGAAGGTGTATGTGGACACCAACCCGACGGAGAGAACCAACCTGGAGAACC TGGCGCGGAAGATCGAGCTGGTGATGTCGAAGGGCGTGGACGGGACCCCGGGGCACCCAGGACCACCGGGCatcaagggggaggaggggcgccGAGGACCCATGGGCCCCCCCGGACACCCAGGCACCTCAGGacccatg GGTGAGCCGGGCGAGCCAGGCCCCCGCGGCAGGGACGGGCGGCCAGGCGAGAAGGGCGAGGCGGGAGCACCTGGACCAATCATGACCACCAACGGCAGCATCGTGGAAGTGAAG GGCCAGAAAGGTGACAGTGGGCAGAAGGGGGAGGCGGGCATCAGGGGCCTAGTAGGTCCCTCAGGCCCCCCAGGACCCCCAGGGATGCAGGTGGGCCAAG ACCGCTTCTCGTTGGCTCAGGACACCTTCGACGTGGCGGGAATCAAGGGGGAAAAGGGCGAGCGTGGTCTGCCCGGCCCTCCCGGCCCCCCGGGGAATAACCACGCCACGACGGGCCGTGTCGCCTACACCACTGGAGGCGTCTATGGTCTCATG ccCCGACCCCGCCCCCGCCTCGGCCAGGACGACTACGACATCAACGACATCGACGACAACGATCACAGAGTGGGTGAACCAGGACTGCCAGGACCCGAGGGTCCCCCTGGACCTTCCGGACCTTCCGGCCCACCAGGTCCCCCCGGCCCCCCCGGTCCACCAGGGCTACCCGGCCAGACTAGTGGTGACCCTCAGCTGATGCCAATCCCAGGCCCTCCCGGCCCCCCC GGCCCCGCCGGACCACCAGGGAGGAGCAACAACCCGCCCTTCTCCATCCCTCACAGATATGACTTCG GCTTCGGGCGCGCCCCTCCGCCGGGCTCCACCACCATGCATCACGAGGGCACGTTCAGAGCCTCGCCGCCTGCCGCCACCGTCGGCTTGGGCCTAGGCTCCAGCCCGCCTCTCACCTTCACCTCGCGCCAGGCAATGCTTCAG GCCTGGTCACAGTACGACAGAGGAACACTCGCATACGTGTTGGATGATGATTCGCTGTTTCTCCGCACGGCGAGAGGCTGGAGGGAGGTGGTA CTGGGGGAGGACTTAGCGCCACAAAAAAACCCATCCATCCCCACGCGTCCGCCCACCGCCACGCCGCACAACCCCAACGTGGAGACCCTGCCGGAGGAGCTCGCCACCGACCACAGCATCGGCAGCAGGTCATGG CGGGGCGAACCTCTCACCACAGACACTGAG aGTGAAGAATGGAACTTGAAAGAG CTCCGCGTGGCCGCCCTCAACGAGCCGGGCACGGGAGACCTGCACGGGGCCGGGGCGGACTACACCTGCTACAGACAGGCACGAACGGCGGGGCTACGAGGCACCttcaa agCGCTGTTGTCCGGACCAAGGCACGATGTTGCTTCTCTGGTACGCTTCGTCGACCGCCAGCAACCTATTATCAACCTCAGG GGCGAGGTGGTGCTGGGGTCGTGGCGAGATGTGGTCGCGGGGGAAGGCGCGCAGTTCCTGGAACAACCTAAGATCTACTCGTTTGACGGGCGAGACGTGATGCGAGATCCTAACTG gcctgtTAAGTACGTCTGGCACGGCTCTAACAAGTACGGCGAGACGTCTCACAACTACAACTGCAACGCGTGGTCCAGCTCCTCCTCCAGAGTCTTCGGGATGGCCTCGTCGCTGGCCTCGCTGAAGCTCCTGGGCCAGAAGAAGGTTCCATGCGATAACAAACTCATCATCCTGTGCATCGAGACTTCCAGCACCCTCCCGAAGCGAAGGAAGCGTGACGCGGAGAGTGAAGACATGGGGCAGGATCAGCAGCCAGGTGCATGGGATTCTCTAAAGCTCGAGGACGCGGCAGAGATGGATATGGATGGTGTTCCTCTGGGGAGTGACGGTCTGGAGGTCGGAGTGAGGGAGCCGGTTGATGCTTCTCTCTTCCGTGTGACCGAGGGCGATGCAGAGTCCCCGTCAGGTGAAAGGTTGCCTGACTTCGCCCAATCCGTGACGACCAGTGAAGTTGAGGATCACATTGAAGGGTACAGACACGGGGAGGGACACTTGCCCCTCCACGACAGACAAGCAAAGACGCCGATGCTCACAGACgacttgtatgaaatataa
- the LOC126998065 gene encoding collagen alpha-1(XVIII) chain-like isoform X3, whose amino-acid sequence MSSDMSRNSKIGAGVVVLLVLAVVAVVAVGSAVGWYEEEHPKNLGPPPGQKERLDGGHLKPPTHLETLNEHRKPWRTYEEEKHETQLVDSQEEWADEIGTGGGRCACNLSTVVHLVSARIPRGPQGPPGRDGSPSPPGLSGNPGPQGERGLPGRRGEKGERGLVGSSGPEGLQGPKGEPGVDGIIGPVGPQGPPGPPGPPGWTWGDSSSKTVSPGWRHPSNGYQPHLEGVDPEVVPLTPPGRPGPQGPSGTPGEVGPRGPRGYPGPKGDRGYAGQKGQKGEEGPQGPNGRLGNKGTRGPPGVDGLPGTPGLKGQKGDQGPRGHGLQGPKGVPGEKGSQFYSQEEVRTLVLSTLKVYVDTNPTERTNLENLARKIELVMSKGVDGTPGHPGPPGIKGEEGRRGPMGPPGHPGTSGPMGEPGEPGPRGRDGRPGEKGEAGAPGPIMTTNGSIVEVKGQKGDSGQKGEAGIRGLVGPSGPPGPPGMQVGQDRFSLAQDTFDVAGIKGEKGERGLPGPPGPPGNNHATTGRVAYTTGGVYGLMPRPRPRLGQDDYDINDIDDNDHRVGEPGLPGPEGPPGPSGPSGPPGPPGPPGPPGLPGQTSGDPQLMPIPGPPGPPGPAGPPGRSNNPPFSIPHRYDFGFGRAPPPGSTTMHHEGTFRASPPAATVGLGLGSSPPLTFTSRQAMLQAWSQYDRGTLAYVLDDDSLFLRTARGWREVVLGEDLAPQKNPSIPTRPPTATPHNPNVETLPEELATDHSIGSRSWRGEPLTTDTESEEWNLKELRVAALNEPGTGDLHGAGADYTCYRQARTAGLRGTFKALLSGPRHDVASLVRFVDRQQPIINLRGEVVLGSWRDVVAGEGAQFLEQPKIYSFDGRDVMRDPNWPVKYVWHGSNKYGETSHNYNCNAWSSSSSRVFGMASSLASLKLLGQKKVPCDNKLIILCIETSSTLPKRRKRDAESEDMGQDQQPGAWDSLKLEDAAEMDMDGVPLGSDGLEVGVREPVDASLFRVTEGDAESPSGERLPDFAQSVTTSEVEDHIEGYRHGEGHLPLHDRQAKTPMLTDDLYEI is encoded by the exons GAGGAGTGGGCGGACGAGATCGGGACGGGCGGCGGGCGGTGTGCGTGCAACCTGTCCACTGTGGTCCACCTCGTGAGTGCCCGCATCCCCCGAGGACCACAGGGGCCCCCGGGCAGAGACGGCAGCCCCAGCCCCCCAGGCCTCTCG GGTAACCCGGGGCCCCAGGGGGAGAGAGGACTGCCAGGAAGGCGTGGGGAGAAGGGTGAAAGGGGACTCGTCGGCTCCTCGGGACCTGAAGGACTCCAAGGACCTAAAGGAGAGCCAGGAGTGGACGGCATCATTGGACCTGTCGGCCCCCAAGGACCCCCCGGACCCCCTGGCCCCCCTGGATGGACATGGGGGGATTCCTCTTCCAAGACCGTGAGT CCCGGATGGCGGCACCCAAGTAACGGATACCAG ccACATCTTGAAGGAGTCGACCCCGAGGTggttcccctcacccccccaggcCGCCCAGGACCCCAGGGCCCCTCCGGTACCCCAGGTGAAGTGGGTCCCAGGGGTCCCCGTGGGTATCCAGGACCAAAGGGCGACAGAGGGTACGCCGGGCAGAAGGGACAGAAGGGTGAAGAg GGGCCGCAAGGACCCAACGGACGCCTGGGGAACAAAGGGACGCGAGGACCCCCTGGCGTGGACGGTCTCCCGGGCACGCCAGGACTCAAAGGGCAGAAAG GTGACCAGGGACCCCGGGGACACGGGCTACAGGGTCCCAAGGGCGTCCCGGGGGAGAAGGGGAGCCAGTTCTACTCGCAAGAGGAGGTGAGAACGCTGGTGCTCTCAACCCTGAAGGTGTATGTGGACACCAACCCGACGGAGAGAACCAACCTGGAGAACC TGGCGCGGAAGATCGAGCTGGTGATGTCGAAGGGCGTGGACGGGACCCCGGGGCACCCAGGACCACCGGGCatcaagggggaggaggggcgccGAGGACCCATGGGCCCCCCCGGACACCCAGGCACCTCAGGacccatg GGTGAGCCGGGCGAGCCAGGCCCCCGCGGCAGGGACGGGCGGCCAGGCGAGAAGGGCGAGGCGGGAGCACCTGGACCAATCATGACCACCAACGGCAGCATCGTGGAAGTGAAG GGCCAGAAAGGTGACAGTGGGCAGAAGGGGGAGGCGGGCATCAGGGGCCTAGTAGGTCCCTCAGGCCCCCCAGGACCCCCAGGGATGCAGGTGGGCCAAG ACCGCTTCTCGTTGGCTCAGGACACCTTCGACGTGGCGGGAATCAAGGGGGAAAAGGGCGAGCGTGGTCTGCCCGGCCCTCCCGGCCCCCCGGGGAATAACCACGCCACGACGGGCCGTGTCGCCTACACCACTGGAGGCGTCTATGGTCTCATG ccCCGACCCCGCCCCCGCCTCGGCCAGGACGACTACGACATCAACGACATCGACGACAACGATCACAGAGTGGGTGAACCAGGACTGCCAGGACCCGAGGGTCCCCCTGGACCTTCCGGACCTTCCGGCCCACCAGGTCCCCCCGGCCCCCCCGGTCCACCAGGGCTACCCGGCCAGACTAGTGGTGACCCTCAGCTGATGCCAATCCCAGGCCCTCCCGGCCCCCCC GGCCCCGCCGGACCACCAGGGAGGAGCAACAACCCGCCCTTCTCCATCCCTCACAGATATGACTTCG GCTTCGGGCGCGCCCCTCCGCCGGGCTCCACCACCATGCATCACGAGGGCACGTTCAGAGCCTCGCCGCCTGCCGCCACCGTCGGCTTGGGCCTAGGCTCCAGCCCGCCTCTCACCTTCACCTCGCGCCAGGCAATGCTTCAG GCCTGGTCACAGTACGACAGAGGAACACTCGCATACGTGTTGGATGATGATTCGCTGTTTCTCCGCACGGCGAGAGGCTGGAGGGAGGTGGTA CTGGGGGAGGACTTAGCGCCACAAAAAAACCCATCCATCCCCACGCGTCCGCCCACCGCCACGCCGCACAACCCCAACGTGGAGACCCTGCCGGAGGAGCTCGCCACCGACCACAGCATCGGCAGCAGGTCATGG CGGGGCGAACCTCTCACCACAGACACTGAG aGTGAAGAATGGAACTTGAAAGAG CTCCGCGTGGCCGCCCTCAACGAGCCGGGCACGGGAGACCTGCACGGGGCCGGGGCGGACTACACCTGCTACAGACAGGCACGAACGGCGGGGCTACGAGGCACCttcaa agCGCTGTTGTCCGGACCAAGGCACGATGTTGCTTCTCTGGTACGCTTCGTCGACCGCCAGCAACCTATTATCAACCTCAGG GGCGAGGTGGTGCTGGGGTCGTGGCGAGATGTGGTCGCGGGGGAAGGCGCGCAGTTCCTGGAACAACCTAAGATCTACTCGTTTGACGGGCGAGACGTGATGCGAGATCCTAACTG gcctgtTAAGTACGTCTGGCACGGCTCTAACAAGTACGGCGAGACGTCTCACAACTACAACTGCAACGCGTGGTCCAGCTCCTCCTCCAGAGTCTTCGGGATGGCCTCGTCGCTGGCCTCGCTGAAGCTCCTGGGCCAGAAGAAGGTTCCATGCGATAACAAACTCATCATCCTGTGCATCGAGACTTCCAGCACCCTCCCGAAGCGAAGGAAGCGTGACGCGGAGAGTGAAGACATGGGGCAGGATCAGCAGCCAGGTGCATGGGATTCTCTAAAGCTCGAGGACGCGGCAGAGATGGATATGGATGGTGTTCCTCTGGGGAGTGACGGTCTGGAGGTCGGAGTGAGGGAGCCGGTTGATGCTTCTCTCTTCCGTGTGACCGAGGGCGATGCAGAGTCCCCGTCAGGTGAAAGGTTGCCTGACTTCGCCCAATCCGTGACGACCAGTGAAGTTGAGGATCACATTGAAGGGTACAGACACGGGGAGGGACACTTGCCCCTCCACGACAGACAAGCAAAGACGCCGATGCTCACAGACgacttgtatgaaatataa
- the LOC126998065 gene encoding collagen alpha-2(XI) chain-like isoform X2 gives MSSDMSRNSKIGAGVVVLLVLAVVAVVAVGSAVGWYEEEHPKNLGPPPGQKERLDGGHLKPPTHLETLNEHRKPWRTYEEEKHETQLVDSQTSGLFVPQEEWADEIGTGGGRCACNLSTVVHLVSARIPRGPQGPPGRDGSPSPPGLSGNPGPQGERGLPGRRGEKGERGLVGSSGPEGLQGPKGEPGVDGIIGPVGPQGPPGPPGPPGWTWGDSSSKTPGWRHPSNGYQPHLEGVDPEVVPLTPPGRPGPQGPSGTPGEVGPRGPRGYPGPKGDRGYAGQKGQKGEEGPQGPNGRLGNKGTRGPPGVDGLPGTPGLKGQKGDQGPRGHGLQGPKGVPGEKGSQFYSQEEVRTLVLSTLKVYVDTNPTERTNLENLARKIELVMSKGVDGTPGHPGPPGIKGEEGRRGPMGPPGHPGTSGPMGEPGEPGPRGRDGRPGEKGEAGAPGPIMTTNGSIVEVKGQKGDSGQKGEAGIRGLVGPSGPPGPPGMQVGQDRFSLAQDTFDVAGIKGEKGERGLPGPPGPPGNNHATTGRVAYTTGGVYGLMPRPRPRLGQDDYDINDIDDNDHRVGEPGLPGPEGPPGPSGPSGPPGPPGPPGPPGLPGQTSGDPQLMPIPGPPGPPGPAGPPGRSNNPPFSIPHRYDFGFGRAPPPGSTTMHHEGTFRASPPAATVGLGLGSSPPLTFTSRQAMLQAWSQYDRGTLAYVLDDDSLFLRTARGWREVVLGEDLAPQKNPSIPTRPPTATPHNPNVETLPEELATDHSIGSRSWRGEPLTTDTESEEWNLKELRVAALNEPGTGDLHGAGADYTCYRQARTAGLRGTFKALLSGPRHDVASLVRFVDRQQPIINLRGEVVLGSWRDVVAGEGAQFLEQPKIYSFDGRDVMRDPNWPVKYVWHGSNKYGETSHNYNCNAWSSSSSRVFGMASSLASLKLLGQKKVPCDNKLIILCIETSSTLPKRRKRDAESEDMGQDQQPGAWDSLKLEDAAEMDMDGVPLGSDGLEVGVREPVDASLFRVTEGDAESPSGERLPDFAQSVTTSEVEDHIEGYRHGEGHLPLHDRQAKTPMLTDDLYEI, from the exons GAGGAGTGGGCGGACGAGATCGGGACGGGCGGCGGGCGGTGTGCGTGCAACCTGTCCACTGTGGTCCACCTCGTGAGTGCCCGCATCCCCCGAGGACCACAGGGGCCCCCGGGCAGAGACGGCAGCCCCAGCCCCCCAGGCCTCTCG GGTAACCCGGGGCCCCAGGGGGAGAGAGGACTGCCAGGAAGGCGTGGGGAGAAGGGTGAAAGGGGACTCGTCGGCTCCTCGGGACCTGAAGGACTCCAAGGACCTAAAGGAGAGCCAGGAGTGGACGGCATCATTGGACCTGTCGGCCCCCAAGGACCCCCCGGACCCCCTGGCCCCCCTGGATGGACATGGGGGGATTCCTCTTCCAAGACC CCCGGATGGCGGCACCCAAGTAACGGATACCAG ccACATCTTGAAGGAGTCGACCCCGAGGTggttcccctcacccccccaggcCGCCCAGGACCCCAGGGCCCCTCCGGTACCCCAGGTGAAGTGGGTCCCAGGGGTCCCCGTGGGTATCCAGGACCAAAGGGCGACAGAGGGTACGCCGGGCAGAAGGGACAGAAGGGTGAAGAg GGGCCGCAAGGACCCAACGGACGCCTGGGGAACAAAGGGACGCGAGGACCCCCTGGCGTGGACGGTCTCCCGGGCACGCCAGGACTCAAAGGGCAGAAAG GTGACCAGGGACCCCGGGGACACGGGCTACAGGGTCCCAAGGGCGTCCCGGGGGAGAAGGGGAGCCAGTTCTACTCGCAAGAGGAGGTGAGAACGCTGGTGCTCTCAACCCTGAAGGTGTATGTGGACACCAACCCGACGGAGAGAACCAACCTGGAGAACC TGGCGCGGAAGATCGAGCTGGTGATGTCGAAGGGCGTGGACGGGACCCCGGGGCACCCAGGACCACCGGGCatcaagggggaggaggggcgccGAGGACCCATGGGCCCCCCCGGACACCCAGGCACCTCAGGacccatg GGTGAGCCGGGCGAGCCAGGCCCCCGCGGCAGGGACGGGCGGCCAGGCGAGAAGGGCGAGGCGGGAGCACCTGGACCAATCATGACCACCAACGGCAGCATCGTGGAAGTGAAG GGCCAGAAAGGTGACAGTGGGCAGAAGGGGGAGGCGGGCATCAGGGGCCTAGTAGGTCCCTCAGGCCCCCCAGGACCCCCAGGGATGCAGGTGGGCCAAG ACCGCTTCTCGTTGGCTCAGGACACCTTCGACGTGGCGGGAATCAAGGGGGAAAAGGGCGAGCGTGGTCTGCCCGGCCCTCCCGGCCCCCCGGGGAATAACCACGCCACGACGGGCCGTGTCGCCTACACCACTGGAGGCGTCTATGGTCTCATG ccCCGACCCCGCCCCCGCCTCGGCCAGGACGACTACGACATCAACGACATCGACGACAACGATCACAGAGTGGGTGAACCAGGACTGCCAGGACCCGAGGGTCCCCCTGGACCTTCCGGACCTTCCGGCCCACCAGGTCCCCCCGGCCCCCCCGGTCCACCAGGGCTACCCGGCCAGACTAGTGGTGACCCTCAGCTGATGCCAATCCCAGGCCCTCCCGGCCCCCCC GGCCCCGCCGGACCACCAGGGAGGAGCAACAACCCGCCCTTCTCCATCCCTCACAGATATGACTTCG GCTTCGGGCGCGCCCCTCCGCCGGGCTCCACCACCATGCATCACGAGGGCACGTTCAGAGCCTCGCCGCCTGCCGCCACCGTCGGCTTGGGCCTAGGCTCCAGCCCGCCTCTCACCTTCACCTCGCGCCAGGCAATGCTTCAG GCCTGGTCACAGTACGACAGAGGAACACTCGCATACGTGTTGGATGATGATTCGCTGTTTCTCCGCACGGCGAGAGGCTGGAGGGAGGTGGTA CTGGGGGAGGACTTAGCGCCACAAAAAAACCCATCCATCCCCACGCGTCCGCCCACCGCCACGCCGCACAACCCCAACGTGGAGACCCTGCCGGAGGAGCTCGCCACCGACCACAGCATCGGCAGCAGGTCATGG CGGGGCGAACCTCTCACCACAGACACTGAG aGTGAAGAATGGAACTTGAAAGAG CTCCGCGTGGCCGCCCTCAACGAGCCGGGCACGGGAGACCTGCACGGGGCCGGGGCGGACTACACCTGCTACAGACAGGCACGAACGGCGGGGCTACGAGGCACCttcaa agCGCTGTTGTCCGGACCAAGGCACGATGTTGCTTCTCTGGTACGCTTCGTCGACCGCCAGCAACCTATTATCAACCTCAGG GGCGAGGTGGTGCTGGGGTCGTGGCGAGATGTGGTCGCGGGGGAAGGCGCGCAGTTCCTGGAACAACCTAAGATCTACTCGTTTGACGGGCGAGACGTGATGCGAGATCCTAACTG gcctgtTAAGTACGTCTGGCACGGCTCTAACAAGTACGGCGAGACGTCTCACAACTACAACTGCAACGCGTGGTCCAGCTCCTCCTCCAGAGTCTTCGGGATGGCCTCGTCGCTGGCCTCGCTGAAGCTCCTGGGCCAGAAGAAGGTTCCATGCGATAACAAACTCATCATCCTGTGCATCGAGACTTCCAGCACCCTCCCGAAGCGAAGGAAGCGTGACGCGGAGAGTGAAGACATGGGGCAGGATCAGCAGCCAGGTGCATGGGATTCTCTAAAGCTCGAGGACGCGGCAGAGATGGATATGGATGGTGTTCCTCTGGGGAGTGACGGTCTGGAGGTCGGAGTGAGGGAGCCGGTTGATGCTTCTCTCTTCCGTGTGACCGAGGGCGATGCAGAGTCCCCGTCAGGTGAAAGGTTGCCTGACTTCGCCCAATCCGTGACGACCAGTGAAGTTGAGGATCACATTGAAGGGTACAGACACGGGGAGGGACACTTGCCCCTCCACGACAGACAAGCAAAGACGCCGATGCTCACAGACgacttgtatgaaatataa